Part of the Triticum urartu cultivar G1812 chromosome 2, Tu2.1, whole genome shotgun sequence genome, aatgccttagccgcacgaaccgggataaatgcacccattggtcccggttctggactgaaccgggactaatggagTTActcggcctggaccaaagcccccttttctactagtgtgagctttgagcttgagccaatccttcgTCCTTaacattttgaaggggttccacatcctattgtccatgccactccatctgttgaatttgtctgaaatatactagatgaaaaacattagtccaacaaaagatatgttgacattaattaccaaaaccaccagGAGCACTTGGCTTTCACACTCGGGAAAAAGACTCTCTAGGGCAGCTGGTCAACACGGCCGGCGGACGAACCCTAGGTACGGGCGGCGCGGCCCCCGGCGGCGGTCATGGAGGCCGACCGCCCcaggggcggcgcgcgggtgcggaagcggcggcggctagggtttagaacccggaaactgataccatgttagaagggagagagggatTTGGTGGAATAGTTCGTTGTATTGTTTGAGCCTCGTGGGCACATATATAGGAATACTTTCTACTTGAAGCACGTTACTCAACAGGAGAGAATGGTAACTAACCTACTGTGTGAGCGTGATTCTTCCACGGGAACGGTCCAAAGTTGATTAGGATTATATTACTTTTTGCTCAAAAGAGAAGCTACTAGGTGCACCCTTGGTGCTTGGATTTGGTGTTCACGCGAGGAAAAAGGTAGGAATCGAGAATTCTTTATGTTGCCGGAGGAGCAAGGCAACGCAAGGGAAGGAAGGACTGCCAAATGCTCGGTCGGTGATCACCAATACGCACCCTGGTCTGCTAGCTCTAGGCTGATTCTGACCTTCCCTGCAAGCCACTGCGGCTCGACAGCCCAATCAGCAGCGGCATAAATATGCTTCCTGCCATAGCTTCCTAATTCTCTTCTCTTATCTACTTGTAGTACGTGTTCTTTGCCCTCCACCGCGGCCAGAGAAGGAGGAGCATCGATCCATGGCGCGCTTCTTCGGCCGCCTGTGGGACAGAGCTCAAGGTAACCAATCTTGTAAATTTCTTTCTATTTTCTTGATCCATTCGTGTGGTGTAACGGGTTGGTTGGTCGCAGGCAAGCTGGATGTTGTAAGGATATGTGAGAAGGTGTTCGACGAACTGGCTGTCCTCAACGCCGAGAAGAACGCCAAGCTCCTGGACGTCAAAAATCTCCACGTCGCCACCCTCATGGTTTACAAGTGAGAAGGATACCGCGCTCGTGTTTTAGCATCCATCTCTTTCGCCTCATGCATCCTCTGCTCTCGTTTCCTGATTAACTAACTTTGATCTGATCCATCTCGTTGGGCGTCTCATCCAGCTCCATCAACAAGCAGCTGGTGGGGCCTCACAAGGACCCTCCATGCATGCAGGTCGTCAAGGGAAAAGCGGAGGTCTCTGCTCTCTTCCTACTTCTGAAATTTCTATGTCCATGGCCTTCTGCTCAGCTATGGGAGTGATTTGGTTTTATATATCGACTGCAGGGGTTCCGCGACAA contains:
- the LOC125533960 gene encoding uncharacterized protein LOC125533960, which produces MARFFGRLWDRAQGKLDVVRICEKVFDELAVLNAEKNAKLLDVKNLHVATLMVYNSINKQLVGPHKDPPCMQVVKGKAEGFRDKGITQQEFRELIMEWVRMDLRLVLANKAAVAVLAAPLLAVTAKNAGRQVPRMRDAVDKVPTPLLFVVFSAGLMLLQDIRAGKQ